AATGATGGAATGAGCGACGAACGCGACTGGAACCTTTTTGAAAGCAGTTTTAACGAGGCCCATGAAAGTTTCTTCAAAAAGCTGAAGGCCCAGCATCCCGACCTCGTACCGAACGACCTTAAACTGTGCGCTTACCTGCGCATGAACATGAGCAGTAAGGAAATGGCCTCGCTGCTAAACATCTCCCTGCGCGGTGTCGAGATCAGGCGCTACCGCCTGCGTAAAAAACTCAACCTGGAGCACGATAAGAACCTGGTGGAGTTTTTGATGGAGTTATAAAATTTATTTCACCTGCCAAACCCCGCCACGGTCCACTGCTCTGACCAAAATTATATTACTTTAAAAAGTGTCGGCATAACCAGGCCACGTCAAAAACACCGAATTGTGAACATAGCCGGGATAGCATTGAGTTTCTCACCAGCTTATAATACTACATCATTACCTCTCAAAGCCCATTCCCACCTTATTGTTCCCGACTTCTTAAATGTAGTATGTGGCGGTTACACTATTGATTTTTAAAACATTTATAATCAATTAATTGTATTATAAATAACAAATTTTTGAGAAACTACTTTTTGAATGATGTATTAATGTAGAGTGACATTATTTGTTAAAAATGTATTATCTCGACAATTTCGTACTGATTAAAAACCAATTATTTATCAATTCTTAATTTCCAATGACCACATGAAAAGAAGTTTTACTATTTCAGGGTTGGTGCTGTTTTTCTTTCTTTTTATTTCTTCTGCCTTCGCACAAAACGTAGCAGTAAGAGGTAAGGTAACAGATGCTTCGACAGGCGAAACGCTTATCGGTGTATCCGTGCTTGTAAAAGGAACGTCGAACGGTGCGCAAACCGATGTTAACGGGGGCTATTCGATCAATGCCCCGTCAAATGCCACCTTAGTATTCAGCTATATTGGCTATACATCACAGGAAGTTCCCGTGAACGGGCAACTGCTTATTAACGTTAAATTGCAGGCACAGGCAAACTCGCTGAGCGAGGTTGTGGTTGTAGGTTACGGTACCCAAAAGAAAGTGGACGTAACCGGTTCCATCGCTACGGTAAAGGGCGATGAAATTGCCAAACAGGCATCAACTAACCCGCTAAGCGCCTTACAGGGTAAGGTTGCCGGTTTAAACATTGTCAATTCGGGTTCGCCGGGTTCTTCGCCGCAGATCACAATCCGTGGTACCGGTACTATTTATGGTGGCACAGGCTTGCTTTATGTAGTTGATGGTGCGCTGTACGACGACATCAACTTTTTGAACCCGGCTGATATTGATAACATCAGTATCCTTAAGGATGGTTCGAGTACCGCCATTTACGGCGAACGTGCCGCTAACGGCGTTATCCTGGTAACTACCAAAAGAGGTAAAAAAGGAACAGCGACTGTTAATTACAACGCTTATGCCGGCTGGCAGCATGTTACCAACCAGGTAAAAATGGCGGACGCTACGGAATATGCAACGGCCATTAATGAGTTGCAGACAGAGAACGGCGCGTCGGCGTTATTCGCCGATCCTGCATCTTTTGGAAAAGGAACCGACTGGTACGGCCAGATATTGCGCGATGCTTTCGTAACTAACCACCAGGTTTCGATCAACGGCGGGGCCGAAAAATCGGATTACAACTTATCTGTCGGGTACCTGGACCAGGACGGTATTGTAAAGACCAATAGCTACAACCGTTACACACTGCATTTGACCGATAACTATCAGCCTTACAAAAACCTGAAGCTGGGTATCAGCGCGAGCGGGCAATATTCAAGATCGAGAAATGTTGACGGGGGGATTTTCCACGAGTTATATGGCGCTGCGCCGGTAGTTCCTGTTTATTATGCGGATGGAACTTATGGCGACCCAAGCGACTTCAACCTGGGCGGGGGTAACAATTACAACCCGCAGGTTACCTTAGATTATTTTAACTCGCACTCTGCCAACTACCGTTTTACGGGTAATGCGTTTGCTGAACTCACCATTGCCAAACACTTTAAATTAAGGTCGTCTTTAGGCGGTGATTTTGGAGAAAACGAAACGCTAAGCTATATCCCGGTATATAAAGCTACCCTTTCACAGCAGGCTACACAGTCTTCGCTGTCAAGAAACCGCAGCGAGACCCGCAACTGGTTGCAGGAAAATACGCTGACTTACGACAATACCTTCGCAAACGATCATCACGTAACAGTTTTAGTAGGCTATTCGTCTGAGCAACGGCAGGGATACACGCTGAATGCTTCGGCACAAAATGTTCCGGGTGATGGTTCCTACGAATATTATTTCAGCACCAACGGCACAAACTATAACCTTTCCGATGCAGGGTCGTTGCTGACTTTCCAATCGGAGTTTGCCAGGGTGAATTACTCCTATAAGGACACCTACCTGTTAAACGCGTCGGTTCGTCGCGATGGTAACTCACAATTCTACAACCCGCCAAGCAATAATGGTTACAGCGTGCTGCCTGCTGTTGGTTTAGGTTGGGTTATCAGTAACGAGGACTTCATGAAAAACCAGCATATATTCAATTTCCTGAAGCTTAGAGGCGGTTACGGAGAGGTTGCAAATGCCGACCTTCCGTTCAATGTGGCTAAGGCGACAATAAACGGTGGTTATTACGCCATCTTTGGCAATCCAACGGTTGCTTATCCGGGTTCCAGCGTAACCACAATAACTCCTCCGTTCATCGTGGTTGAACGCTCGCACAATACCGATATTGGTTTAGAAGGTGGTCTTTTAGATAACCATCTGACTTTCGAAGCCGATTTCTATAATCGTGTAACCAAAAATGCGGTATTTGCTATCCCGGTATTGGGTTCGTTAGGTTTAACAGGCGGACCGATAGGCAACCAGGCCGATATCCAGAACCGCGGTTTTGAATTCTTAGTGACCTGGAAGAAATCAGTAAACAAGGATTTCTCGTACAGTGTTAGCGGTAACTTCTCTATCAACAACAATAAAGTGTTGAATGTGTCTACCGGGCGTAACCCGATATATGGCGGCGGTAACGGCATCACCAACGGAGCGTTGGCGACCATTACGGTTGAAGGGCAGCCTATCGGCGAATTTTACGGCTATAAGGTTGCAGGTATATTCCAGCAGGATCAAACCTCCGGCCCTCAGCCAAACGCAAAAGCAGGCGACTTCCAGTACGTTGACGAGAATCACGACGGTGTTATCGATGGTCGTGACCGTGTGAACCTGGGCAATCCGAATCCAAAATACAACTACGGTTTCAATACCAGCTTTACCTACAAAGGGTTCGACCTGGCACTGGATTTCCAGGGTGTTGCAGGCGTAAGTATCTATAACGCAAACATTGCTTACCGCTTTGGTAACGAAAACTTCACCCAGGACTTTTACCAGCACCGCTGGCACGGAGCAGGTACATCAAATACCTATCCTTCGGTTAAAGTCGGTTCCAATGCCAACTCTGCTCCAAACTCTTTCTTTGTTGAAAGCGGTGCTTATTTCAGGGTTAGGAATGCGCAGTTAGGTTACACGCTTCCGGGCAACCTGTTGTCGAAAGTAGGGGTGCAGAAAGTAAGATTCTTCGCAAACGCGCAGAACCCGCTTAACTTCTTTAAATACAAAGGCTTTAGCCCTGAAGTTGGCGGCGGCCCTACCGAGGCAGGTTTGGATGCGAATGTGTACCCGCTTTATGCGACGTATAATTTTGGTGTGAACGTTACTTTTTAAGGAGAAATAGAAAATGAAAACGAAAAATTTTTACTTGCAGGGAGCGTCCATATTATGCCTTTTTGCAACGTTATTACTGGCGCCCGCCTGTAAGAAAGGGTTTTTGGATAAACCCCGCCAGGGCGTAGTGCCGGCAACCCAGTTTTGGGTTACACAGGCCGATGCTACATCGGCAGTTAATGCCATGTATGCCAACCTGCACGAATGGACGAACATAGCGTTCGCTCCTATCGCTGTTGAAAGTATGGGATCGGACGATGCTGAAAAGGGTAGCAGCCCTGACGATGCGTCGTTCATGAACGACTTCGATACATTCACAGCCAGCTCGACTGAAGGGCAAATATCTGACTTTTGGGGTGGCGAATACCGTACCATCAACCTGGCAAACCAGATATTGGACAACGTGCCGGCTATCAATATGGATGCAAGCTTGAAATCGCGTTACCTGGCCGAGGCAAAGTTCATCCGCGCTTATGCCTATTTCAGGCTGGTGCGTGCTTTTGGCGATGTTCCGTTGCGCTTGCATGTACCGAAAGATCCTTCGGAATATAATATCCCGCGTACGCCGAAGGACCAGGTTTGGGCAGCAATCGAATCTGACCTTACCGATGCAGCATCTGTATTGCCTCAAACTTATGATGCCACCAACGTTGGCCATGTTACCAAGGGCGCAGCGCTTGCATTGCATGCAAAAGCTGCGTTGTACCAGAAAAAATGGGCAGACGTAGTTAGTCTGACAAACGAGGTATCTGGCCTGGGTTACTCGCTGTTCCCGAATTTTGAAAAAATGTTCAGGGTAGAGAATAAGAACAACTCTGAGTCGATATTTGAGATACAGAATGAACTGATCCCCGGCAAACCCGACGAATCAAATTCGCAGTATTCGCAGGTACAGGGTGTTCGCGGTGTAACCGGTGGCGGCTGGGGCTTTAATGTTCCTACGCAGGATCTGGTGGATGCATTTGAACCCGGCGACCCACGTCTTAACGCAACTATCATTTTCAGGGGCACCACCACTGCCGAAGGCGACGCTATTCCGTTGGCTGGTGATAACCCACG
Above is a window of Mucilaginibacter ginsenosidivorans DNA encoding:
- a CDS encoding SusC/RagA family TonB-linked outer membrane protein, which translates into the protein MKRSFTISGLVLFFFLFISSAFAQNVAVRGKVTDASTGETLIGVSVLVKGTSNGAQTDVNGGYSINAPSNATLVFSYIGYTSQEVPVNGQLLINVKLQAQANSLSEVVVVGYGTQKKVDVTGSIATVKGDEIAKQASTNPLSALQGKVAGLNIVNSGSPGSSPQITIRGTGTIYGGTGLLYVVDGALYDDINFLNPADIDNISILKDGSSTAIYGERAANGVILVTTKRGKKGTATVNYNAYAGWQHVTNQVKMADATEYATAINELQTENGASALFADPASFGKGTDWYGQILRDAFVTNHQVSINGGAEKSDYNLSVGYLDQDGIVKTNSYNRYTLHLTDNYQPYKNLKLGISASGQYSRSRNVDGGIFHELYGAAPVVPVYYADGTYGDPSDFNLGGGNNYNPQVTLDYFNSHSANYRFTGNAFAELTIAKHFKLRSSLGGDFGENETLSYIPVYKATLSQQATQSSLSRNRSETRNWLQENTLTYDNTFANDHHVTVLVGYSSEQRQGYTLNASAQNVPGDGSYEYYFSTNGTNYNLSDAGSLLTFQSEFARVNYSYKDTYLLNASVRRDGNSQFYNPPSNNGYSVLPAVGLGWVISNEDFMKNQHIFNFLKLRGGYGEVANADLPFNVAKATINGGYYAIFGNPTVAYPGSSVTTITPPFIVVERSHNTDIGLEGGLLDNHLTFEADFYNRVTKNAVFAIPVLGSLGLTGGPIGNQADIQNRGFEFLVTWKKSVNKDFSYSVSGNFSINNNKVLNVSTGRNPIYGGGNGITNGALATITVEGQPIGEFYGYKVAGIFQQDQTSGPQPNAKAGDFQYVDENHDGVIDGRDRVNLGNPNPKYNYGFNTSFTYKGFDLALDFQGVAGVSIYNANIAYRFGNENFTQDFYQHRWHGAGTSNTYPSVKVGSNANSAPNSFFVESGAYFRVRNAQLGYTLPGNLLSKVGVQKVRFFANAQNPLNFFKYKGFSPEVGGGPTEAGLDANVYPLYATYNFGVNVTF
- a CDS encoding RagB/SusD family nutrient uptake outer membrane protein, whose translation is MKTKNFYLQGASILCLFATLLLAPACKKGFLDKPRQGVVPATQFWVTQADATSAVNAMYANLHEWTNIAFAPIAVESMGSDDAEKGSSPDDASFMNDFDTFTASSTEGQISDFWGGEYRTINLANQILDNVPAINMDASLKSRYLAEAKFIRAYAYFRLVRAFGDVPLRLHVPKDPSEYNIPRTPKDQVWAAIESDLTDAASVLPQTYDATNVGHVTKGAALALHAKAALYQKKWADVVSLTNEVSGLGYSLFPNFEKMFRVENKNNSESIFEIQNELIPGKPDESNSQYSQVQGVRGVTGGGWGFNVPTQDLVDAFEPGDPRLNATIIFRGTTTAEGDAIPLAGDNPRYNYKSYVPFSMYVSGFNEGAQQDKIVLRYADVLLMNAEANNELGNTAAALASLEMVRARARGANAGVLPEVTTTDQGALRTAIYHERRVELAMEFDRYFDVIRQGRGAEVFGPKGWKANKNEVWPIPQTEIDLSAGVITQNPGY